The DNA sequence CAGTCACTTGTAACCTTTGCTCCATCTCCTTAATGCACATTCTGGCTTTCTGCTGCTGCTGTCTTAGATTCATAAGCTCCATCATCAACACTATCTTCTCGTGCTTCAAACGATCAACCTCTTGGTCTAATTCAAAACGTCCAACTTCAACACTGTGGTGACTTTGTGTTAGTTGGGAAGGTGCCTTCCTTCTCCTTATGCTTTTTAACAAATGCTTATGCCCTCTGATGAATCCTTCGTTTGCAAACTGCCATCTATCTGGATCAATTTTCCTAAAACCCTGTAAAATCGATCACCACGATCAATATTTCAAACCATCAAAATTGAACAAAGTCACAACAAACAAGGAATAAATTGGAACTCTAATCACAATCACAAACTACTTCAATCATCAGGAGAATTAGAGAAATCAAGATACAACATAATTCagaaaaacaaagagaaagggTGTATACGTCATcgaaatagaaaacaaaaccaGTTCGTGAGTCTTTATAGATTTGTCTAATCAAGCAAAATCATAAACCACATAcgcattaaaatttaaagaaaataataattaaagagatACTGTGATTAGATAATACATACGTAAGTGTTTAGTTGCCTGACAAAGCTTGAGAAATTGTTGTGCTTGAAGTATCTGGGAAGGAGAGTTGCAGAGAAGGTATGTGGATCCCAGACCACAAAGCTTGTGCCGTCTCTGCTCCATGAAATTACATGGTTGGTAACTGGGTCATCAACAACATCAAAAGTTTTGGTGAGGAATGGTGGTGGTCCAGTGTCATGAAGTCCCTCAATTGGCTTTGGTGGATACTCATTACCTAACtgatatgatgatgatgattccAAGCATTCTTCTTTcaccggatacatataattcattcttcaattttttctGATTAACTTAATGGGTTTTGTGGAATTGTTATTTATGGTTCTAAAGCAGATTGGTAACTTGGGCAGTAAGCAAATCTGCACTTAACCATAGAGTATAAAACTGATGAGTATTAGTATTAAAAGGGAAGATGGagaatttaattgagactaagatgaaaagggagaaaaggtacaaatataatataaagaagaaAGTCTAAGGCGGAATCAAAAGGGGGTTGAAGAGAAAAGTTatgaatgaaaatgaagaagaaatgaaTGATTAAGTTTTGTTTTTGGGATAACCCTTTCTCCTCTGAGAAAATAAGTCGTTTATGCAGTTAGAAAGAGTTGGTTGTGTCCTACCAAGGAAGGAATATAACTGAACTGTAAAGTGAAGCGTATAAGAGGGACTATATAGAAGAGAATTTTGGATCATACCCACAAAAAAATAATGCATTAGAAAGTTCTAGATATGTTGGAAAATTCTGTCTTGACGCCTTCTTCATGAAGCAATTGATGGGCCACTGGTTTGGAAAATTCTGGAAGCAAGCATAAGCGATTGGATTTGGATTTTGACTTGGTTGAAACATTCaccatataataataatattattcacAAATATTTGATTAGTTAGAGCTACATCTTTTCAAAACCACAAATCACAACAATTATTAGCACAgtagaagaaagaaagagtaGACTTCTCTATATATGCCTGGTCGGTAGGAGGTAAACTAATTCATGATTTTGTGGGAGGAAAAACATTACTTAGTATTTCCGTACAATCATCTTTGAACTGATTTTTTATGCATTATGTAAGAAATGTGTATATGCGGGACGTATtcataataatacaaaatacttacattttgaaaaaagaagCATGTGTTAGCATGACATGGCATCACAGTGCATGCAGTCCATACTTATATATTCATGTTATACTAGAAGCATCTTTGTTTAAGATTAGGAGTCCCACCACCACTAGAATAGGCAACTTGCATTTCTTTAATCTTAAAACGATTAGCTATGTTGAAGGTCCTAATAATGGCGCATTCGTgacaataataaacaattacaTACACATAGATCAAAGTTCTATAACATTCTCGAATGTACAAGGTTTTATATTTCTCTTTGTTTCTGTGAGAtcatagttttaatttggtacacaaaattataattggttctCC is a window from the Vigna unguiculata cultivar IT97K-499-35 chromosome 7, ASM411807v1, whole genome shotgun sequence genome containing:
- the LOC114192670 gene encoding heat stress transcription factor A-7a-like; translation: MNYMYPVKEECLESSSSYQLGNEYPPKPIEGLHDTGPPPFLTKTFDVVDDPVTNHVISWSRDGTSFVVWDPHTFSATLLPRYFKHNNFSSFVRQLNTYGFRKIDPDRWQFANEGFIRGHKHLLKSIRRRKAPSQLTQSHHSVEVGRFELDQEVDRLKHEKIVLMMELMNLRQQQQKARMCIKEMEQRLQVTEIKQKHTMAFLARAIKNPAFIHQLQQKEKRKDLEEALTKKRRQIEQGVRGIGESSSRGEGRSSVKVEALEFGECDCDFGVSELEKLAMEMQGFGKGRMEQEVEPEALESQERLDRVLDEEFWEELLLSEKFEGRFDIPTTEDNDEDVVNILANELGCLDSSH